AGCTATTCCGAAAATAAAGCAGCCGACTTGTggacgttgcgtatacgcagtgttgtCGCCGCCGTTCGTTTGGAACCACTGTTCAGTCGCTAGCTGGACGTGATGTTGGCCGGAAGAGCAGCAcggcaaacaaataaagactTAGCCAAAACAGCTGAACAATAGCTGAGCTGAACTGAACTCCAGGCCGTAACAAGTGTGGCAGTAGTTAGGTGTTCGTGCCGCTGAAACAACAAGTATCCAGCACAGTACTTTCTATTTCGGTTAgtcggtcggtcggttggTCGTTTGGTCGGTTTGTccgagtgtgtgcgtgttggcCACCTAAGTCCtggtgcgtgcgtgtgtgtgcgcgctAACTGTGTTTTTGGATGCAAATCAAAGCGCAGCTCAcctgaaaagtatgctttaaATTTTTACTATCGCCACTCCGCGTGTGTACTTGTAACTCTGAaaagtttctgtttctgtgttTATTTGACTACCGCGGCGCATTTACATAAGTAAACTTTGGCATGCGCGCGGCCTGCTGCCGCTGATGTAGATGTAACGACGTCGACGTTGGCACtgaataattaatgcaatcaaGCAATTTGAACCCGTTCCGCCGTGGAGTGTGCCTGGGCCAGTGCCACAACGGTTTCAACGTGACCATAATGAGAGCTCCCCAAGCTACAAGTCACTAAGTGTGCCCGAAAAGCCCAATAACACAAAGAGATAACCTGACCAAAAttcgcaacaaaaaaaaaaaaaaaatacaacacaCAAGAAGCCTGAGGAACAAGGAGGGAATACACTATATTTTTCGACAGAACTATAGCTATACTATACCATATTAACAAGAGAGAGTctactatatatgtacttaCTTAGTGCTAACTGACCACGCATATTCCAATCATAAATTATCGTGATAAAAATTCTTAGGCGCTGAAagccaatttcaattttcaccCAAAAACGATAGAAGAAGAAAAGCCCCTGAAagagaagagagagagagagagggataTACGCTGTCTGCAGACCAACAAAttactaataataatttttagaTTTAAACGACAACAAAAACGAGACTAACAAACATCTGCTGGCCACACAAGGAACGTATACAAATAAATGCGGGTATATAGCAAAATGTAGACAGCTTGGCAAATATATTTCGATTAAAATATATACCAAATTGAACTGGACAGAGCTTTGACACGAAAACCAAATCGTTTGCCAAgtgaattttatgaaattcgCCTGATTATTGCGGCAACAATAGAGATAAGATTCGGAATCAGAGGAAAAGCGTTTAAGTGAATGGGAAAAAGCAGCCAACAGGTTGTCGACGACAGATAAGGCCAACATTTTCTCGAAATTGGTAAGTTGAAATCACAGCAGTGTAGAACgaatgaaaaataatgaatgtgGCACTTCATTTCTACCACTTGGAAGGATAGTCTGATTTAGAAGTTTATTAAATGGTATGCTAAGTTTTGtcaatgattttattttgctaAGAGCTTTGCCATCAACTAATAAAGGAGATTAAGCTTTGAAAACTTGATTGAAAATGAATTTGGGTTTCTGTGGAAGCTTAAGTTTTGCCAAAGTGAAAGAAACTACTGCAAGTTTTgaataaactaaataatttctttAGCAAAGTTAAAGTTTGACAAAAATCATTACAAACTAAAATGGTCATTTGGCTACTTTTAAAGCAATTTTCTTAATTGCATATATTTCGTGTTGGCAGAGtgcatttaaaattctttttaaGTTTACTCACCTCACAATTCCCAAATCTGTATCCATTAATTAAGTGCAACTACTTACAGCTGAGAAATGTGATTAAAAGAATGCTATGCAGTTAAGAAATTAAAGTGTCATTGGTGACTTTCTTCACTCCTGCAAGTTCGTCGCTTTTTGCAAAGGTCCTGCGCACGGCTGCCCAATTCCTCCATCCATTATCCACGTAATCCCACTCGTCACGAGATTCCATCCGTCAAATCCCATTCccgcccagcagcaacatgtaAATGCTCCTGTAGTTCCGGAACATATGTGTACGAAATGAAAAGATCCCAAGGAGTAAACTGTAAACTGTAAAAATACTGACCATGTCGCAAAGTGCCATAAAcaattttacaacatttttgctGTCATAAGATTAAATGTGCATAAGCTGGAGGAGGGGCAAGGACAAGAAGAGCGCACTCCTCCGCAGGaggatgaaaaaaaaaatggaaagtgctagggaaaaaaaggagaaagctGTAGGAAAAGCTGGGCAATAGAGCACTGCGATGGGCGaaagcgaaacaaaagcaataaCTATAAAACAAACACGACAATTCGCTTCAACTTTGGGGCTACAAAAAATGGCTgaacacacacagacagaggCAAACCGACTTTATGTGAAGAAAGAAAACAACGCTGAAGAACAACGGAGACTCACAGATACGAATACACTGGGTGAAAACTGAATGATTTAAATTACACAATAAAAGTATTGATTTAAGAGTGCTGGGCTCCGGTACACTGCAAGATAGGTTAGACAATgtaaactttaaaatatttaagatttGGAAACTCCTTGGGGTTTAAAGGAATATTATATGGAGAGTATTTATGTTTTTCTCTGTAATATGTCTTGCATCGCTTTGGATTTTCTCACTTGAAGGACCCCACTTCGATTCCAGCACTTTTACTCGCGGTGTACACATACACAAGCCCATGTGCATTCATTCTGAGCTCCTTTTTTATGGCCGCTGGCGGTGGGTGTTCGTTGGTATGGTTTTGTTGAGGGTCGACTGGGCTATAAAGGtatgcagcaggcagcagacGACAGCATCCAATTACAAAGTGAATATTTCGAGACTTGTTGGTTTGACTCCCGCCTTTACGCTCGGGCAGCATATCTCGGTTTCCTTCCATGTTGACCTTAACATTTATTTCATCTGCTCTCTTCTCGGCTTTGTGTGGCAGCCTTAAAGTGACTTTCAAGTTTTTGGTACCGCCGTTACTGTCGCTGACCTGATTCTGATTTCTTCTTTAGTTGCACGAAAACGAGACCACCGAAAACACCGGGTCCATTcccaaatgaaaacattttacgGGGAAGCCCCCACGGAGAGTGGTGTTAGTAGGAGGTCCTTGGGGGGAATAATGAGGTACGCGACCGTGCCCACTTGAGCACGTTCTACATGAACTGCTGGCCCAGCCGGCAATGGTGATGATGGCATGCTAATAACGTCCAACGACCACCTTCCTGAATGgccaaaatacaaaaaataaaaaaagaaaacaaaaacgctAAAAAACTGAGAAAACGACCAACATGTTTCGCCACGCTTTCGCATTTATACATGGCCTGTCATTTTAACATTATCCGCGCGAAAACCCCCCGATAGCTATCGGTGCGGTCCTGCTGCTATTTGACTCCGGGACTTTCCCCAAAATTTCGAGGGCCAACAAGTGTCCGCTTCAATGTTTGGGCAGCTGtgtgaaatttaattagatttaCGACGGCTTTGTCCATCAAACACTGCCCGCTCACccgtggcgtatacgcaatgtcgCCATGCTGGGAGGtggagcacacacacaggaaGCAATCACCTGCTGACCAACAAAGAGCACATTGTCCCCTCCTTTTGTGCCATGATTTTTGGACACTTTGTATGCCACGCGACATGTGTCAGGTGGGTTTAGTTCCAGCTTGGCTTTTGGttcatttcaaaaaaaaaaaaaagtaggaAGGAAGGATGgagaatggaaaaaggaaGCTCTGAAATGGCAGCACGTCCTTTGAGCCGTGTGACGTGTGGCAATCACAAGGCAGCTCAATAAAGGACGAATCGAATTTGTAGGCTGAGGCTGCAGTCGCGCATCGACTATCAAAGCACCAATTTTGAGTGATCTGCTTGGTGGGCCTTCAGTTTTATTGTCTACTCAATTTTCGCCAGTTTCCCATCCACTTTTGATTAACTGCCAGGATGGCTAAGGAAAAATTATGAGTTTCGCTCTTGTcgggaaaataaacaaacatattttcacAGTAGAGTATTTATTGACAAAGAAAGCCGCCCTGCTGTATGTGCTTCCCTAGATAAGAAAAACATTGGCTAAACTTTGGCACAGTCTCGAATATTTAATTGCCTGTAAATATCGACTAATGTGAAATTCAtgagattttatttaaatggaatacattgtgttcatttttttttatagctaGAAAGTTAAATCTAAGGCCAATAGAAATTTTAAGCTGCATGCCTAATCTGCAGAGCAAATACACccaaaatattattaatttggaATTCATGGAGAAACAAAGGCATTTGGCCAAGTGGCGGACCGAAATGGCAGGCAGAAAAGGGCCGTTAAGGAAATTGCAAAGTTAATAAAAGAGTAGTCGTTGAGGCTTGCGGTTGGCGTTTAGCTTTAGACGCGTCATTAACTGCTTAAATAGCAACATGTTCGCCAGCGAAGCCGTGAGTGTATTCATTATCACCTGTCCGTCCGGGACGCACACAGACAAAGCGAATGTGATACCCGGGAGGGATGTGCAGGCGCTCACACTCCCGGCAGGATGCTGACATCCCACAACGTTGCTATAAGTGCTTCATCTTGTCTGAATAACATTTGGGGCAGGACCTAAGTAGGAACAGAAGCATTTACCTCATTTCCATTCCTCCAGCTCTTAGCTCTCAGCTTTCAGCTCCAAGCTCTGGGCTCCCAgctccatttcccatttcctcCCCCAAGAAATGAGCTGGCGCATTTATGGCAGCCATTTTCGGGACGAACAACTGGCATTTAGTGCCCCGCCAGAATTCCTGCCTTCATACGTATTTAATGAACTTTGTATTCTCGTTTCAAGCACACCTAAATAGCTTCTGTTCGCTTCGGGTTTGGTTACCTGGCCCATCTGCCATCCCCGGAGCTTATTTATGATTGCCTCTGCAAGGGGAAAATGCATATTTACGAGGCTGCCTATTTCGGGCGGGCTGCCTTTGCATTTCAGAACGTTTTCTGGCACTTTATTGATCCGAGTCCCTGAGTTATGGATGTACTGCAAACTCTGTGAACCTGCCAACAATAAACTTAATAACTCATTTTGCATGCTAAACGTATAAATTTCTTTTTCTCCTACCCTTTGTCTGTCTAAGATTTTATATGCTCGGTTTCAAAAGTAACTACATTTGATAACcacaaaaatgttgcaaaaataAGTTGCTAAGGTGAAGTTAAAAGTTAAGTCGTTAACTGGTTAGCTAATGAGTTTCACGGCCATCATACTGAATTTTAGATGGTCAAAAAGGGATATATTTGCTAAGAAGAAAACACGTTAGACTCTGTATATTCATTACCGAATGGAATAAGAAAAAAGagcttatttttaaattttagcaGATATTGCTAAGCCAATGCATGCTTAAACATCCTACTTTGTCCGAAATCCATTAAGCTGTCTATTCACAATTAGAATAAATCCCAATTATACTTCCTAGAATTGGCTTGTACACACAAAATACATAAAAGCATACCCAAACCAAAGAAggtttattgaaatttattatgaaACAATTATTCAAAGTACATACGCTTGAGTAGAGCAAAAATAACCGGCGCTTATTTACTGATACAAGTTTGTCCATCAACTGTCGGCAAAATCATAGCGCCGCTAGAGATTTactttgaaatttgaaataatgAAACCGAGCTGATTCGTGATGAATTTGCAAAACATTTGCGTTTGCGAGTTGCCACTCATAattagaatatattttttaatgatttctCAGCTGTCATTTGAGGCGTCAAGGTCGTATCGATTTGGCAGTCGCCAGAAGTCGTCGACTGTTTTACCTTCGAGCTGGTATCCGTTTCCTAGGAACGGTGCGAAagcattttccgattttccgcCACTCTGCACGGTTGACAACTTTTCAtgttttcaattgaattgcCTTCATCACGCGGCTCTTATCGGCTCAAATTCAAGTTTTCGTAGCCGTGtgatttttccaaaaattttaactttgCCTTTTCGTGGGTGGGCTagatatgtgtacatatatagtaagTATACTTTTTTTCATTGCTGTGCTCCGTTACTCTTGTTACGGTCGTTAGCCTCTGGGGGCAGGCCTTCGGgctggggggcgtggcacttgtGCTTAGCCTACTCAACAACGATTTGCAAGAAACATTTCAAAATGTCAGCCGCACAGCTACGAAATGAATGCCGGGCAAAATGGCAAGAGCAAACGTTAAACTTTTTGCACCAGTTAAGCTAAAATTTCTTAGCCCAGTTCTTAGTTCTGGGCCAAAAAGTCGACTTTTCTGCCATTAGCCATCGGCTGTGATTGATTGACTAATACCGCAATTTGCCTGTCTCCCACCGATGTTTACATTCACAATCTATTCCTCTGTTTACGCGCAAgccaaacatttattttttaatgcgCTAACCATGGAAAtggattaattttatttggaattccgtttgatttatttgatttatagcTGCCGAAGAGAACATAAAAGGAATTTTCGTAAACTGATATTGAATGCTGAGGTCAATTCAAATCGATTTGATAaacaataacatttttatgttttatgtacacctattgtttgtcttgctgGGGTTTTGCGTACTTTGCTGAAGCGGAAACTGCGTCAATCAATGCAGCTTACCCCGTTTTTCCTAAACTACCAGCGTAAGTGAAGCGTTTTTAAAGCCTAATGAGCCGTGACTATAACCGCTTTTTTTTCCTCCTAAAAAGTAAGcacacaaacaataaaacgcaAGTGCAAAATTACtcaaaatgtcaaaatgtCGAGTCATTTAAAGGGTAGCGCCACGTTCAACCTCTTTTGCAGCCCCATTCTGCTGCGAGAAAACTAACAAAGTGCTCTAATCGAGCCAAGGGGCAATTTCTtgtgttgctgcagctgcacttTGCACCTCCGCATCCGTGCACCCAAAAACCCGCTTTCTAGATGTTCTCATCATGCACTGAAAAAGAATCCAAATTTTTACAAgaaatagtttaaaattagGTAATGTGAAAGATATCGGCACACGGACAGGCCGAATTATCTGTTGTAAAACTAGCTGCTCAgttattaaaaacatttgtaGTTGCTGACGTTTCCATACAGAgactaattttattttcacgGACAGGGGTTTTCCGCTTTAATTGCttcatttttgttgctttATTGCGTGTATATTGCCCCACAAAACAGATATAAATCATTCGCGCATATCGTAAATGTTGGTAGAAAATGACAAACAAGAGAAAAAAGATGATTAAAAGCTTCAAGACAATCCTCTATAGGATCTgattaaatatgaatattttatttattagttttctttctgtgtacgGCTTAGAAGGCAGAAGCTGCGAGGGGCGTAgggcagtgggcgtggctccGTGTTGACGCATGTTGACTATGCCTTTGAATGGCTGCCGTGGTTGTCGGTGGGTAATTTGCAATGCAGAAAAACCAACAGGGCGCTAAAAAGGAGAGTGTTTTCGTGGGAGGTGGAGATGGTCACTGGGGGCAACATAAATATTCAGCGAGAAACGtcatatttacatttagtCTAGGCTGATAATCCGGGACCGTGGGAAGTCCCCTTTGGGTGGTGCTGGCTGGGTTCCCCTGGCCACAATCGGTTATCTGCCCCCGGCTGACACTTGCCCGTCATTCATTCGGCTGCTTATCGCAGAagctcaaataaaaagtcCCCAATCTGCGACTCGTTTGTCTGGGACTGAGCTATAAAAGCCTCACCATCTCAACGCTCAAAGCATCAATCAATTCCCGCCACCGAGCTAAGATGCAACTTAATCTTGGAGCGATTTTTCTGGCCCTGCTGGGTGTGATGGCCACGGCTACATCAGTGCTGGCAGAGCCTCATCGTCACCAGGGACCCATTTTCGATACGAGGCCGTCGCCCTTCAATCCTAACCAACCAAGACCGGGTccaatttattaaattgacAGTGGGAAATTCACACTGCTGATGTCGTTAACACATTGataaaattaatacaattaaacCAAAACTGAACATCAAAGCTTGTCATTgggtaattaaattaattccaCGCTGAAGGGGGCCAAAAGACACAGGTAACTGGAGGGCGGGCAATTAGCAATCACAGTTTCACTGAACCAGAATTATGAGGTAGCTGCAATTGAAATTGTACCTCGCTGATTGTTCGGTGTTTAAGGCTTCTTCAATGGTATTCAATCCATAAATCATAATGGCAACTGTGATTGAGCCAACATTTGGAATGCAAAAGCACTcgaatgcaatttaatttgcattttgcatctGCTTGGCTCgcggggcgtatgagtaatcaCGGTTGCCAtcgattgccattctctgtaGTATACTACACTTGTGCATGTATATTTAGATGCGAATAAAAATTGAGTACGCGCAAACATTTCAATGAGCTTCACACACAAAAACGACAATTTCTTCCTCACACTCTCCGCTGTTTCTGTCTATTTTCAGCTGCTATCCAAGAAAAGCGCTAAGAAAAACACTTGCAAAaattagcagcagcagctgatgGACGAATGGGCGGTTGGCGGCGTTCGGTGCGGGAGGCCGTTTCGTCTATAAATAGTCTTTGAACACTTTCTGCGCGTGACAGCTGTGACAGCGGCCATGACGTCATTGGCTGGATGAGCCACGTCACGGATGCGGTATAAACTGGTCTGGCTAAGGCCAATGAAAGCATatcgcgcatacgccccgttgacCCACGGCAAACAAAAACGCTCGAGTGTTTCCCAATTGAAGCGCTAGACAAACAGCAGCGCCATGGCAGCGCTATGATATTATTATCAACGGCGGCAATATGCGTACAgccagcagtagcagcagcagcatcattgAAAGAAGCAAatccaacagcaacagcaacaggagcaacatctgcagcagcagcaaccgcaCAACTAGTAGCcgcatcaacagcagcagcaacattagTAGAGCAGCCATGGGAATCGCGAGAAAGCACAGCAAAAAGAAAGAGAGGCGGAACACAAACAAGAAttgtcaaaatatttaaatgcttaCAGCTGCTCGAGTCTCAGTCTAAATTCGTCGTCGATCGGTCGTAGttcctgttgttgttattattatttatgttgtgtgtgttgttgtgtGCCAGCGACATATgaataaaaattgcaaaaataaaatggaagtGTAACTGAAACGACTCGAAACGAGACACTAAGTCTAGTACCGTACCGAAACGAAACCAAACTTaacccaaaaccaaaccaaaaccgaaagtCAACCAAACGCACCACATTCATGTGCCACACATATGTAAACCCAGTGAATCGAACAAACAACAGTGCGTGTGTtgtgtaaacaaacaaatatttgtgttaCATTCAAATTTAAAGGGAATATAGAAATGTCAACCCAACGAACCGATACGAATACAACTTAGCTGCAAATTCTGAAAAACGGTGAGTTGGATTCCCTGTCAATGGTGTACATGAAATACCAATTCATTATGAGCTCTTTGTTTCTGCGAAttcttgcatttaaattgaggttttgttttggttttagtACTTTTGAATTATTTCTATTGGGATTTGTTGTACAGCTAGTTTGGTTTTAGCAAAACACTACGGGTATTGAATTTCTCTTTTGTGTTCGTGATTTTAAGGCTTTAAAGATTGAATATTGAAATggatatttgtatttttttttatagattaACAATAATTGGTTTATCCTGATTGGTATCCGAGCCACATTAATAAGAATAAAATGCGAGTTTTTAATACGATAACAtagcaatatgtatgtatcatACCTGCGATATGAACAGAAGCAGAATTTAATTACCCTAATGTAGATTCCATCCCCGAAACTTGTTCATGTCCCGAAAATGACGGTCTGCTCTTCTGTCAGACTGTGCATGTCAGACTGAATTTCAATTCGTGTGGGGACTGGAGCCCATACCCATCGGAGGCCCAACCCTCAGCGCCTGGTTTTGCTGCTCGGGTAACTCTGCATGGGGCCCACGTTGCGAATACGCAATTTTCGTTGAAGCTGCTCCGTGTTTTGCCAGCCTCTTCCAACGCTTTTCTCATAAATTGAGTTTACTCTTTTCGACAGCTTTGTTTGCCTTGCTATCGCAGCACACCCCCATCTTCATCTAATTTCCTTTTGCATAA
The sequence above is drawn from the Drosophila melanogaster chromosome 2R genome and encodes:
- the Mtk gene encoding metchnikowin — its product is MQLNLGAIFLALLGVMATATSVLAEPHRHQGPIFDTRPSPFNPNQPRPGPIY